Proteins encoded in a region of the Peromyscus leucopus breed LL Stock chromosome 15, UCI_PerLeu_2.1, whole genome shotgun sequence genome:
- the C15H1orf112 gene encoding uncharacterized protein C1orf112 homolog isoform X3 yields MSQDDDAEANRVVLETFSSWSREECRRELPSALPRLLSMYQHSESWIEHIRILKIITDKFLPHVNHLTLEQSVFSQILPKTIKLFDGMIYELTTQATELSSQNLEIQITLRNILQTMAQILGGLTGFVHHVCTTQESVILEYIHSLPSSILHIIKKTFVHCKNSESLYSGRLHLLSDLLQGLFREAYSLQKKLMELLDMVCMGPSVDENNILLMVEVIHSLLDVCSVISSMDQAFHANTWKFIIKQSLKHQSVIKSQLKHKEIISSLCEDIVFSFHSCLQLAEQMVQPAAQDNADYRIFQKTLKLCRFFANSLLHYTKEFLPFLSDSCCILHQLYLQIYSKFPPNLCAARISKAQQEEIAGTFLVVLDPLISQLLTFQPFVQAVLDSKLDLPCELQLPQVLFLIVVADKLPSRTKDVQALWCTEATARVSLIKAIFYSFERCSGELSLTAPLQGVKDNGQAEVSVTLYQHACVHLCAFVASFHPSLFPELDAALLNAVLSTNMTTSLLAMDVWCFLARYGTAELCMHHVTLMAHLIKSCPGECIQLTNLTLLLRRLFFFMTPPHQVEFIQRFSPKEADNLPLWQCISFQSLSADLRKEAACEVIRVCTAQCIKWLSSSHTLAELDYLNTALSALLTVCNSAGDALDIRQQTTVTEVLSQLWAFVNIQQVISQPYVQQAFSLLLQLLAFFIQTVDPQLISQVVTLLTSLLKLEPPDHVSLAALDFISSLGRFFIPQAIQDKVLPNLSCIFALLLANKNWLLEQHTLEAFTQFAEGTNHEEIVPQCLNSEEIKNKVVAFLEKPCTKRARHELPFEEEYRLAFQAAAGALETTEMLLQQAPAPDWLVVELEALQEKIEKLKCCVPEGI; encoded by the exons tctaTGTATCAGCATTCTGAGAGTTGGATTGAACATATAC GAATTTTGAAAATCATTACTGATAAGTTTTTGCCTCATGTGAATCACCTGACACTGGAACAGAGTGTCTTTTCCCAAATTTTACCAAAG ACTATAAAATTGTTTGATGGAATGATATATGAATTAACTACTCAAGCCACAGAACTCTCAAGCCAAAATTTAGAAATCCAGATCACCCTAAGAAATATTTTACAA ACAATGGCGCAGATCTTAGGAGGCCTTACAGGATTTGTTCATCATGTATGTACCACACAGGAATCCGTCATTCTAGAATATATTCATAGTCTTCCCTCATCCATCctgcatataattaaaaagacATTTGTACATTGTAAG AATAGTGAGTCTCTGTATTCTGGGCGCTTACACCTACTGTCAGACCTTCTCCAGGGTCTTTTTAGGGAGGCCTATTCTCTCCAGAAGAAGCTGATGGAACTGCTGGACATGGTCTGCATGGGCCCTTCAGTAGatgaaaataacattttgttGATGGTGGAAG TTATTCATTCCTTATTGGATGTCTGCTCTGTTATCTCCAGTATGGACCAAGCATTTCATGCCAATACATGGAAGTTTATAATTAA GCAGAGCCTTAAACATCAGTCGGTTATAAAGAGCCAGTTGAAACACAAGGAAATTATTTCTAGCTTGTGTGAAGacattgttttctccttccattcctgTTTACAGTTAGCTGAGCAGATGGTACAGCCGGCTGCACAG GATAATGCTGACTACAGAATATTTCAGAAAACACTCAAATTGTGTCGTTTCTTTGCTAATTCCCTTTTGCACTACACTAAG gaatttcttcctttcctgtctgaTTCTTGCTGTATTTTGCACCAGCTTTATCTTCAGATATACAG CAAGTTTCCCCCAAACCTATGTGCTGCCAGGATTTCCAAAGCACAGCAGGAGGAAATAGCAGGCACTTTCCTTGTGGTACTGGACCCACTCATCAGTCAGCTGCTCACATTCCAGCCTTTTGTGCAGGCAGTTTTGGATAGTAAACTAG ACCTGCCCTGTGAACTGCAGCTCCCACAAGTCCTATTCCTGATTGTTGTTGCGGATAAACTGCCCTCTCGGACTAAGGATGTACAGGCCCTGTGGTGTACAGAAGCTACGGCAAG GGTGTCCCTAATCAAAGCCATTTTCTACAGTTTTGAGCGGTGTTCTGGTGAACTCTCTCTGACTGCTCCTTTACAGGGAGTAAAGGATAACGGGCAAGCTGAGGTGTCGGTCACGTTGTATCAGCATGCTTGTGTTCATCTGTGTGCGTTTGTGGCTTCTTTTCATCCCTCACTGTTTCCGGAGCTG GATGCTGCTCTGTTGAATGCTGTGCTTAGTACTAATATGACCACCTCATTGTTAGCGATGGATGTGTGGTGTTTCCTTGCTCG ATATGGAACAGCTGAACTTTGTATGCATCATGTCACCTTAATGGCTCATCTG ataAAATCTTGCCCTGGAGAGTGTATTCAGCTTACCAACCTGACATTACTGTTGAGGCGTCTCTTTTTCTTCATGACCCCACCCCATCAG GTGGAATTTATCCAGAGATTTTCTCCAAAAGAAGCTGACAACTTGCCTCTGTGGCAGTGTATTTCCTTCCAGTCATTGTCTGCTGATCTTAGGAAAGAAGCTGCGTGTGAAGTGATCAGAGTATGCACAGCACAGTGCATAAAATGGTTGAGCAGCAGTCATACTTTGGCAGAACTTGACTATCTG aACACAGCACTCTCTGCTTTGCTTACTGTATGTAATTCTGCTGGTGATGCTTTGGATATTAGACAACAAACTACAGTTACTGAAGTTTTGAGTCAGCTTTGGGCTTTTGTAAACATTCAACAA gTAATCAGTCAACCCTATGTTCAACAGGCATTTAGCCTTTTACTTCAACTACTGGCATTTTTCATCCAAACTGTAGATCCACAGCTGATAAGTCAG GTAGTAACTTTACTGACCTCGTTACTTAAATTAGAGCCTCCTGACCATGTCTCTCTGGCAGCGCTGGATTTCATATCTTCTCTGGGCAGATTTTTTATACCTCAGGCTATCCAG GACAAAGTGCTGCCCAACCTGTCTTGTATTTTTGCTTTACTGCTAGCCAACAAGAATTGGCTGCTAGAGCAACATACGTTGGAGGCATTTACTCAGTTTGCTGAG GGAACAAATCACGAGGAGATAGTTCCACAGTGTCTCAATTCTGAAGAAATCAAGAACAAAGTTGTAGCCTTTTTGGAGAAG CCTTGTACAAAAAGAGCCCGGCATGAGTTGCCCTTCGAAGAAGAGTACAGGTTAGCATTTCAAGCAGCAGCAGGGGCTTTGGAGACAACGGAGATGTTACTCCAGCAGGCCCCCGCTCCAGACTGGCTGGTAGTGGAACTGGAGGCACTGCAAGAAAAGATTGAGAAGCTAAAATGCTGTGTACCTGAGGGTATATGA
- the C15H1orf112 gene encoding uncharacterized protein C1orf112 homolog isoform X2, with protein MSQDDDAEANRVVLETFSSWSREECRRELPSALPRLLSMYQHSESWIEHIRILKIITDKFLPHVNHLTLEQSVFSQILPKTIKLFDGMIYELTTQATELSSQNLEIQITLRNILQTMAQILGGLTGFVHHVCTTQESVILEYIHSLPSSILHIIKKTFVHCKNSESLYSGRLHLLSDLLQGLFREAYSLQKKLMELLDMVCMGPSVDENNILLMVEVIHSLLDVCSVISSMDQAFHANTWKFIIKQSLKHQSVIKSQLKHKEIISSLCEDIVFSFHSCLQLAEQMVQPAAQDNADYRIFQKTLKLCRFFANSLLHYTKEFLPFLSDSCCILHQLYLQIYSKFPPNLCAARISKAQQEEIAGTFLVVLDPLISQLLTFQPFVQAVLDSKLDLPCELQLPQVLFLIVVADKLPSRTKDVQALWCTEATARVSLIKAIFYSFERCSGELSLTAPLQGVKDNGQAEVSVTLYQHACVHLCAFVASFHPSLFPELDAALLNAVLSTNMTTSLLAMDVWCFLARYGTAELCMHHVTLMAHLIKSCPGECIQLTNLTLLLRRLFFFMTPPHQVEFIQRFSPKEADNLPLWQCISFQSLSADLRKEAACEVIRVCTAQCIKWLSSSHTLAELDYLNTALSALLTVCNSAGDALDIRQQTTVTEVLSQLWAFVNIQQVISQPYVQQAFSLLLQLLAFFIQTVDPQLISQVVTLLTSLLKLEPPDHVSLAALDFISSLGRFFIPQAIQDKVLPNLSCIFALLLANKNWLLEQHTLEAFTQFAEGTNHEEIVPQCLNSEEIKNKVVAFLEKTGLVDETEAAIVDHVKQEKGTFWEPTAKPCTKRARHELPFEEEYRLAFQAAAGALETTEMLLQQAPAPDWLVVELEALQEKIEKLKCCVPEGI; from the exons tctaTGTATCAGCATTCTGAGAGTTGGATTGAACATATAC GAATTTTGAAAATCATTACTGATAAGTTTTTGCCTCATGTGAATCACCTGACACTGGAACAGAGTGTCTTTTCCCAAATTTTACCAAAG ACTATAAAATTGTTTGATGGAATGATATATGAATTAACTACTCAAGCCACAGAACTCTCAAGCCAAAATTTAGAAATCCAGATCACCCTAAGAAATATTTTACAA ACAATGGCGCAGATCTTAGGAGGCCTTACAGGATTTGTTCATCATGTATGTACCACACAGGAATCCGTCATTCTAGAATATATTCATAGTCTTCCCTCATCCATCctgcatataattaaaaagacATTTGTACATTGTAAG AATAGTGAGTCTCTGTATTCTGGGCGCTTACACCTACTGTCAGACCTTCTCCAGGGTCTTTTTAGGGAGGCCTATTCTCTCCAGAAGAAGCTGATGGAACTGCTGGACATGGTCTGCATGGGCCCTTCAGTAGatgaaaataacattttgttGATGGTGGAAG TTATTCATTCCTTATTGGATGTCTGCTCTGTTATCTCCAGTATGGACCAAGCATTTCATGCCAATACATGGAAGTTTATAATTAA GCAGAGCCTTAAACATCAGTCGGTTATAAAGAGCCAGTTGAAACACAAGGAAATTATTTCTAGCTTGTGTGAAGacattgttttctccttccattcctgTTTACAGTTAGCTGAGCAGATGGTACAGCCGGCTGCACAG GATAATGCTGACTACAGAATATTTCAGAAAACACTCAAATTGTGTCGTTTCTTTGCTAATTCCCTTTTGCACTACACTAAG gaatttcttcctttcctgtctgaTTCTTGCTGTATTTTGCACCAGCTTTATCTTCAGATATACAG CAAGTTTCCCCCAAACCTATGTGCTGCCAGGATTTCCAAAGCACAGCAGGAGGAAATAGCAGGCACTTTCCTTGTGGTACTGGACCCACTCATCAGTCAGCTGCTCACATTCCAGCCTTTTGTGCAGGCAGTTTTGGATAGTAAACTAG ACCTGCCCTGTGAACTGCAGCTCCCACAAGTCCTATTCCTGATTGTTGTTGCGGATAAACTGCCCTCTCGGACTAAGGATGTACAGGCCCTGTGGTGTACAGAAGCTACGGCAAG GGTGTCCCTAATCAAAGCCATTTTCTACAGTTTTGAGCGGTGTTCTGGTGAACTCTCTCTGACTGCTCCTTTACAGGGAGTAAAGGATAACGGGCAAGCTGAGGTGTCGGTCACGTTGTATCAGCATGCTTGTGTTCATCTGTGTGCGTTTGTGGCTTCTTTTCATCCCTCACTGTTTCCGGAGCTG GATGCTGCTCTGTTGAATGCTGTGCTTAGTACTAATATGACCACCTCATTGTTAGCGATGGATGTGTGGTGTTTCCTTGCTCG ATATGGAACAGCTGAACTTTGTATGCATCATGTCACCTTAATGGCTCATCTG ataAAATCTTGCCCTGGAGAGTGTATTCAGCTTACCAACCTGACATTACTGTTGAGGCGTCTCTTTTTCTTCATGACCCCACCCCATCAG GTGGAATTTATCCAGAGATTTTCTCCAAAAGAAGCTGACAACTTGCCTCTGTGGCAGTGTATTTCCTTCCAGTCATTGTCTGCTGATCTTAGGAAAGAAGCTGCGTGTGAAGTGATCAGAGTATGCACAGCACAGTGCATAAAATGGTTGAGCAGCAGTCATACTTTGGCAGAACTTGACTATCTG aACACAGCACTCTCTGCTTTGCTTACTGTATGTAATTCTGCTGGTGATGCTTTGGATATTAGACAACAAACTACAGTTACTGAAGTTTTGAGTCAGCTTTGGGCTTTTGTAAACATTCAACAA gTAATCAGTCAACCCTATGTTCAACAGGCATTTAGCCTTTTACTTCAACTACTGGCATTTTTCATCCAAACTGTAGATCCACAGCTGATAAGTCAG GTAGTAACTTTACTGACCTCGTTACTTAAATTAGAGCCTCCTGACCATGTCTCTCTGGCAGCGCTGGATTTCATATCTTCTCTGGGCAGATTTTTTATACCTCAGGCTATCCAG GACAAAGTGCTGCCCAACCTGTCTTGTATTTTTGCTTTACTGCTAGCCAACAAGAATTGGCTGCTAGAGCAACATACGTTGGAGGCATTTACTCAGTTTGCTGAG GGAACAAATCACGAGGAGATAGTTCCACAGTGTCTCAATTCTGAAGAAATCAAGAACAAAGTTGTAGCCTTTTTGGAGAAG ACAGGACTTGTAGATGAAACTGAAGCTGCCATAGTGGACCATGTGAAACAGGAGAAAGGCACTTTCTGGGAACCCACTGCTAAG CCTTGTACAAAAAGAGCCCGGCATGAGTTGCCCTTCGAAGAAGAGTACAGGTTAGCATTTCAAGCAGCAGCAGGGGCTTTGGAGACAACGGAGATGTTACTCCAGCAGGCCCCCGCTCCAGACTGGCTGGTAGTGGAACTGGAGGCACTGCAAGAAAAGATTGAGAAGCTAAAATGCTGTGTACCTGAGGGTATATGA
- the C15H1orf112 gene encoding uncharacterized protein C1orf112 homolog isoform X1 — protein MSQDDDAEANRVVLETFSSWSREECRRELPSALPRLLSMYQHSESWIEHIRILKIITDKFLPHVNHLTLEQSVFSQILPKTIKLFDGMIYELTTQATELSSQNLEIQITLRNILQTMAQILGGLTGFVHHVCTTQESVILEYIHSLPSSILHIIKKTFVHCKNSESLYSGRLHLLSDLLQGLFREAYSLQKKLMELLDMVCMGPSVDENNILLMVEVIHSLLDVCSVISSMDQAFHANTWKFIIKQSLKHQSVIKSQLKHKEIISSLCEDIVFSFHSCLQLAEQMVQPAAQDNADYRIFQKTLKLCRFFANSLLHYTKEFLPFLSDSCCILHQLYLQIYSKFPPNLCAARISKAQQEEIAGTFLVVLDPLISQLLTFQPFVQAVLDSKLDLPCELQLPQVLFLIVVADKLPSRTKDVQALWCTEATARVSLIKAIFYSFERCSGELSLTAPLQGVKDNGQAEVSVTLYQHACVHLCAFVASFHPSLFPELDAALLNAVLSTNMTTSLLAMDVWCFLARYGTAELCMHHVTLMAHLIKSCPGECIQLTNLTLLLRRLFFFMTPPHQVEFIQRFSPKEADNLPLWQCISFQSLSADLRKEAACEVIRVCTAQCIKWLSSSHTLAELDYLNTALSALLTVCNSAGDALDIRQQTTVTEVLSQLWAFVNIQQVISQPYVQQAFSLLLQLLAFFIQTVDPQLISQVVTLLTSLLKLEPPDHVSLAALDFISSLGRFFIPQAIQDKVLPNLSCIFALLLANKNWLLEQHTLEAFTQFAEGTNHEEIVPQCLNSEEIKNKVVAFLEKTGLVDETEAAIVDHVKQEKGTFWEPTAKVTVGEANGLALQPCTKRARHELPFEEEYRLAFQAAAGALETTEMLLQQAPAPDWLVVELEALQEKIEKLKCCVPEGI, from the exons tctaTGTATCAGCATTCTGAGAGTTGGATTGAACATATAC GAATTTTGAAAATCATTACTGATAAGTTTTTGCCTCATGTGAATCACCTGACACTGGAACAGAGTGTCTTTTCCCAAATTTTACCAAAG ACTATAAAATTGTTTGATGGAATGATATATGAATTAACTACTCAAGCCACAGAACTCTCAAGCCAAAATTTAGAAATCCAGATCACCCTAAGAAATATTTTACAA ACAATGGCGCAGATCTTAGGAGGCCTTACAGGATTTGTTCATCATGTATGTACCACACAGGAATCCGTCATTCTAGAATATATTCATAGTCTTCCCTCATCCATCctgcatataattaaaaagacATTTGTACATTGTAAG AATAGTGAGTCTCTGTATTCTGGGCGCTTACACCTACTGTCAGACCTTCTCCAGGGTCTTTTTAGGGAGGCCTATTCTCTCCAGAAGAAGCTGATGGAACTGCTGGACATGGTCTGCATGGGCCCTTCAGTAGatgaaaataacattttgttGATGGTGGAAG TTATTCATTCCTTATTGGATGTCTGCTCTGTTATCTCCAGTATGGACCAAGCATTTCATGCCAATACATGGAAGTTTATAATTAA GCAGAGCCTTAAACATCAGTCGGTTATAAAGAGCCAGTTGAAACACAAGGAAATTATTTCTAGCTTGTGTGAAGacattgttttctccttccattcctgTTTACAGTTAGCTGAGCAGATGGTACAGCCGGCTGCACAG GATAATGCTGACTACAGAATATTTCAGAAAACACTCAAATTGTGTCGTTTCTTTGCTAATTCCCTTTTGCACTACACTAAG gaatttcttcctttcctgtctgaTTCTTGCTGTATTTTGCACCAGCTTTATCTTCAGATATACAG CAAGTTTCCCCCAAACCTATGTGCTGCCAGGATTTCCAAAGCACAGCAGGAGGAAATAGCAGGCACTTTCCTTGTGGTACTGGACCCACTCATCAGTCAGCTGCTCACATTCCAGCCTTTTGTGCAGGCAGTTTTGGATAGTAAACTAG ACCTGCCCTGTGAACTGCAGCTCCCACAAGTCCTATTCCTGATTGTTGTTGCGGATAAACTGCCCTCTCGGACTAAGGATGTACAGGCCCTGTGGTGTACAGAAGCTACGGCAAG GGTGTCCCTAATCAAAGCCATTTTCTACAGTTTTGAGCGGTGTTCTGGTGAACTCTCTCTGACTGCTCCTTTACAGGGAGTAAAGGATAACGGGCAAGCTGAGGTGTCGGTCACGTTGTATCAGCATGCTTGTGTTCATCTGTGTGCGTTTGTGGCTTCTTTTCATCCCTCACTGTTTCCGGAGCTG GATGCTGCTCTGTTGAATGCTGTGCTTAGTACTAATATGACCACCTCATTGTTAGCGATGGATGTGTGGTGTTTCCTTGCTCG ATATGGAACAGCTGAACTTTGTATGCATCATGTCACCTTAATGGCTCATCTG ataAAATCTTGCCCTGGAGAGTGTATTCAGCTTACCAACCTGACATTACTGTTGAGGCGTCTCTTTTTCTTCATGACCCCACCCCATCAG GTGGAATTTATCCAGAGATTTTCTCCAAAAGAAGCTGACAACTTGCCTCTGTGGCAGTGTATTTCCTTCCAGTCATTGTCTGCTGATCTTAGGAAAGAAGCTGCGTGTGAAGTGATCAGAGTATGCACAGCACAGTGCATAAAATGGTTGAGCAGCAGTCATACTTTGGCAGAACTTGACTATCTG aACACAGCACTCTCTGCTTTGCTTACTGTATGTAATTCTGCTGGTGATGCTTTGGATATTAGACAACAAACTACAGTTACTGAAGTTTTGAGTCAGCTTTGGGCTTTTGTAAACATTCAACAA gTAATCAGTCAACCCTATGTTCAACAGGCATTTAGCCTTTTACTTCAACTACTGGCATTTTTCATCCAAACTGTAGATCCACAGCTGATAAGTCAG GTAGTAACTTTACTGACCTCGTTACTTAAATTAGAGCCTCCTGACCATGTCTCTCTGGCAGCGCTGGATTTCATATCTTCTCTGGGCAGATTTTTTATACCTCAGGCTATCCAG GACAAAGTGCTGCCCAACCTGTCTTGTATTTTTGCTTTACTGCTAGCCAACAAGAATTGGCTGCTAGAGCAACATACGTTGGAGGCATTTACTCAGTTTGCTGAG GGAACAAATCACGAGGAGATAGTTCCACAGTGTCTCAATTCTGAAGAAATCAAGAACAAAGTTGTAGCCTTTTTGGAGAAG ACAGGACTTGTAGATGAAACTGAAGCTGCCATAGTGGACCATGTGAAACAGGAGAAAGGCACTTTCTGGGAACCCACTGCTAAGGTGACTGTAGGAGAAGCAAATGGGTTGGCTCTACAG CCTTGTACAAAAAGAGCCCGGCATGAGTTGCCCTTCGAAGAAGAGTACAGGTTAGCATTTCAAGCAGCAGCAGGGGCTTTGGAGACAACGGAGATGTTACTCCAGCAGGCCCCCGCTCCAGACTGGCTGGTAGTGGAACTGGAGGCACTGCAAGAAAAGATTGAGAAGCTAAAATGCTGTGTACCTGAGGGTATATGA
- the C15H1orf112 gene encoding uncharacterized protein C1orf112 homolog isoform X4, translated as MSQDDDAEANRVVLETFSSWSREECRRELPSALPRLLSMYQHSESWIEHIRILKIITDKFLPHVNHLTLEQSVFSQILPKTIKLFDGMIYELTTQATELSSQNLEIQITLRNILQTMAQILGGLTGFVHHVCTTQESVILEYIHSLPSSILHIIKKTFVHCKNSESLYSGRLHLLSDLLQGLFREAYSLQKKLMELLDMVCMGPSVDENNILLMVEVIHSLLDVCSVISSMDQAFHANTWKFIIKQSLKHQSVIKSQLKHKEIISSLCEDIVFSFHSCLQLAEQMVQPAAQDNADYRIFQKTLKLCRFFANSLLHYTKEFLPFLSDSCCILHQLYLQIYSKFPPNLCAARISKAQQEEIAGTFLVVLDPLISQLLTFQPFVQAVLDSKLDLPCELQLPQVLFLIVVADKLPSRTKDVQALWCTEATARVSLIKAIFYSFERCSGELSLTAPLQGVKDNGQAEVSVTLYQHACVHLCAFVASFHPSLFPELDAALLNAVLSTNMTTSLLAMDVWCFLARYGTAELCMHHVTLMAHLIKSCPGECIQLTNLTLLLRRLFFFMTPPHQVEFIQRFSPKEADNLPLWQCISFQSLSADLRKEAACEVIRVCTAQCIKWLSSSHTLAELDYLVISQPYVQQAFSLLLQLLAFFIQTVDPQLISQVVTLLTSLLKLEPPDHVSLAALDFISSLGRFFIPQAIQDKVLPNLSCIFALLLANKNWLLEQHTLEAFTQFAEGTNHEEIVPQCLNSEEIKNKVVAFLEKTGLVDETEAAIVDHVKQEKGTFWEPTAKVTVGEANGLALQPCTKRARHELPFEEEYRLAFQAAAGALETTEMLLQQAPAPDWLVVELEALQEKIEKLKCCVPEGI; from the exons tctaTGTATCAGCATTCTGAGAGTTGGATTGAACATATAC GAATTTTGAAAATCATTACTGATAAGTTTTTGCCTCATGTGAATCACCTGACACTGGAACAGAGTGTCTTTTCCCAAATTTTACCAAAG ACTATAAAATTGTTTGATGGAATGATATATGAATTAACTACTCAAGCCACAGAACTCTCAAGCCAAAATTTAGAAATCCAGATCACCCTAAGAAATATTTTACAA ACAATGGCGCAGATCTTAGGAGGCCTTACAGGATTTGTTCATCATGTATGTACCACACAGGAATCCGTCATTCTAGAATATATTCATAGTCTTCCCTCATCCATCctgcatataattaaaaagacATTTGTACATTGTAAG AATAGTGAGTCTCTGTATTCTGGGCGCTTACACCTACTGTCAGACCTTCTCCAGGGTCTTTTTAGGGAGGCCTATTCTCTCCAGAAGAAGCTGATGGAACTGCTGGACATGGTCTGCATGGGCCCTTCAGTAGatgaaaataacattttgttGATGGTGGAAG TTATTCATTCCTTATTGGATGTCTGCTCTGTTATCTCCAGTATGGACCAAGCATTTCATGCCAATACATGGAAGTTTATAATTAA GCAGAGCCTTAAACATCAGTCGGTTATAAAGAGCCAGTTGAAACACAAGGAAATTATTTCTAGCTTGTGTGAAGacattgttttctccttccattcctgTTTACAGTTAGCTGAGCAGATGGTACAGCCGGCTGCACAG GATAATGCTGACTACAGAATATTTCAGAAAACACTCAAATTGTGTCGTTTCTTTGCTAATTCCCTTTTGCACTACACTAAG gaatttcttcctttcctgtctgaTTCTTGCTGTATTTTGCACCAGCTTTATCTTCAGATATACAG CAAGTTTCCCCCAAACCTATGTGCTGCCAGGATTTCCAAAGCACAGCAGGAGGAAATAGCAGGCACTTTCCTTGTGGTACTGGACCCACTCATCAGTCAGCTGCTCACATTCCAGCCTTTTGTGCAGGCAGTTTTGGATAGTAAACTAG ACCTGCCCTGTGAACTGCAGCTCCCACAAGTCCTATTCCTGATTGTTGTTGCGGATAAACTGCCCTCTCGGACTAAGGATGTACAGGCCCTGTGGTGTACAGAAGCTACGGCAAG GGTGTCCCTAATCAAAGCCATTTTCTACAGTTTTGAGCGGTGTTCTGGTGAACTCTCTCTGACTGCTCCTTTACAGGGAGTAAAGGATAACGGGCAAGCTGAGGTGTCGGTCACGTTGTATCAGCATGCTTGTGTTCATCTGTGTGCGTTTGTGGCTTCTTTTCATCCCTCACTGTTTCCGGAGCTG GATGCTGCTCTGTTGAATGCTGTGCTTAGTACTAATATGACCACCTCATTGTTAGCGATGGATGTGTGGTGTTTCCTTGCTCG ATATGGAACAGCTGAACTTTGTATGCATCATGTCACCTTAATGGCTCATCTG ataAAATCTTGCCCTGGAGAGTGTATTCAGCTTACCAACCTGACATTACTGTTGAGGCGTCTCTTTTTCTTCATGACCCCACCCCATCAG GTGGAATTTATCCAGAGATTTTCTCCAAAAGAAGCTGACAACTTGCCTCTGTGGCAGTGTATTTCCTTCCAGTCATTGTCTGCTGATCTTAGGAAAGAAGCTGCGTGTGAAGTGATCAGAGTATGCACAGCACAGTGCATAAAATGGTTGAGCAGCAGTCATACTTTGGCAGAACTTGACTATCTG gTAATCAGTCAACCCTATGTTCAACAGGCATTTAGCCTTTTACTTCAACTACTGGCATTTTTCATCCAAACTGTAGATCCACAGCTGATAAGTCAG GTAGTAACTTTACTGACCTCGTTACTTAAATTAGAGCCTCCTGACCATGTCTCTCTGGCAGCGCTGGATTTCATATCTTCTCTGGGCAGATTTTTTATACCTCAGGCTATCCAG GACAAAGTGCTGCCCAACCTGTCTTGTATTTTTGCTTTACTGCTAGCCAACAAGAATTGGCTGCTAGAGCAACATACGTTGGAGGCATTTACTCAGTTTGCTGAG GGAACAAATCACGAGGAGATAGTTCCACAGTGTCTCAATTCTGAAGAAATCAAGAACAAAGTTGTAGCCTTTTTGGAGAAG ACAGGACTTGTAGATGAAACTGAAGCTGCCATAGTGGACCATGTGAAACAGGAGAAAGGCACTTTCTGGGAACCCACTGCTAAGGTGACTGTAGGAGAAGCAAATGGGTTGGCTCTACAG CCTTGTACAAAAAGAGCCCGGCATGAGTTGCCCTTCGAAGAAGAGTACAGGTTAGCATTTCAAGCAGCAGCAGGGGCTTTGGAGACAACGGAGATGTTACTCCAGCAGGCCCCCGCTCCAGACTGGCTGGTAGTGGAACTGGAGGCACTGCAAGAAAAGATTGAGAAGCTAAAATGCTGTGTACCTGAGGGTATATGA